CTGCTGTACATCTGCACGCTGCCGCTGTGGGTCGACTACTTCCTGCACCACGACAACTGGATCCACGGCCCCGGCTCCTGCAAGCTCTTCGGGTTCATCTTCTACACCAACATCTACATCAGCATCGCCTTCCTGTGCTGCATCTCCGTGGACCGGTACCTGGCTGTGGCCCACCCGCTGCGGTTTGCCCGCCTGCGCCGCGTCAAGACGGCCGTGGCCGTGAGCTCTGTGGTCTGGGCCACGGAGCTGGGGGCCAACTCGGCACCCCTGTTCCACGACGAGCTCTTCCGTGACCGCTACAACCACACCTTCTGCTTTGAGAAGTTCCCCATGGAGGGCTGGGTGGCCTGGATGAACCTCTACCGGGTCTTTGTGGGCTTCCTCTTCCCGTGGGCGCTCATGCTGCTGTCCTACCGCGGCATCCTGCGGGCCGTGCGGGGCAGCGTGTCCACCGAGCGCCAGGAGAAGGCCAAGATCAAGCGGCTGGCCCTCAGCCTCATCGCCATCGTGCTGGTCTGCTTCGCGCCCTACCACGTGCTCCTGCTCTCTCGCAGCGCCGTCTACCTGGGCCGCCCGTGGGACTGTGGCTTCGAGGAGCGCGTCTTCTCAGCGTACCACAGCTCACTGGCCTTCACCAGCCTCAACTGCGTGGCCGACCCCATCCTCTACTGCCTCGTCAACGAGGGGGCCCGCAGCGACGTGGCCAAGGCCCTGCACAATCTGCTCCGCTTCCTGGCCAGTGACAAGCCGCAGGAGATGGCCAACGCGTCGCTCACCCTGGAGACCCCGCTCACTTCCAAGAGGAACAGCATGGCCAAGGCCATGGCAGCTGGCTGGGCGGCAGCTCCACCCTCCCAGGCGGACCAGGTCCAGCTAAAGATGCTGCCGCCAGCACAGTGAACCTCCGACTTGCGCACAACTCCCTCTCCCCGCTCCTCAAATCGTAGCCCACATTCCCTTCCCTCCTGGTCTGATGTATGCAAACCGTATGCAAATAAGGCTGCGTTAACATTCGGGAGAGtgtaagaaaataggaaaacgGTGAGGTTGGTGGGTCACTGGTCCATCATCATCCACCGTGACCTCCTTCAGTTTATCTGTGCCTAGCACTGCGCTGGGTGGTACTCGTGACATAGCGGTGACCAAGGACACCGCTGGCCCTCCTTCACTCGCCCACACTCCCATGGGGGAGGCAGACCTGCCCCCAGACAGTGATGATCCTGACTGGGTGGGGGCTCAGACAGGGAGCCCAAAGGACATCGGACCCAGTCTGTGaggcagggagggcttcctggaggaggggacaagGTAAATGAAGTCAAATGTTTGGTCTCCAGAAGGTAaagaccaaaagagaaaaaaggatattTCCAACAAGGAGGTAGAATTTTTGTGACTGAAGGAGACGGAAGAAGAAATTCACTGAGTGCAGAGTGAACATCTTTGCCCTTGGGAAGCCCCTGGTCATATAAGGGAGTGAGGGCACAAAGAACACGTGTGAGTTTCTAGATAAACCGTGTTCTCCAAGTCAGGACTGAGGGCCAGGGAGACTTTCAGAACCTAAGGGAAGGGCAATCGGGGCAGACTGGCTGGAAGAGTGGCGAGCAGGGCAAGCTTGGGAAGGGGCTCAGGACAAGAGAAgggtatttattcatttgttcaacagagatttatttatatctactctctgcccagccctgtgctggctggggctgggaaCACAAGGGTGACCAAATcagcccaggccccaccctcacGGGGCTCAcggtaaacaagtaaataaaaagaaatacaatgtttGGAACTGGTAAGTGTACTGGGGAAAAATACAGCCGACTGAGGGGACGGAGAACTCTGATCTAGAGAAGGAGGTCGGGGGAGGGCTCACCGGAAAGCGACATTCGAGCTAAGACGTGCAGGTGTGGGGGGTCAGCCGTGTGGCTGTCGGTGGGGAAGCGGACGGCACGCAGAGGGAACAGAGAATGCAAAGCCAAGGAACAGTGGTATAGATGGAGCAGGAGGCCTGCAGGGTGAGGGGAATGGTCGCCGATGGATGAGACTGGCAAAGGACGGGCCGACCTTTTGGGGGCTTTGTAGGTCCTGGTGAGAATTTTGCCTTCTACTCTGAAATAAAGGAGAGCCACAGGAGGGTTCttagcagaggaggggtgggatTTGACTTAAGTGTGAACAGGATCCTGCTGGCTACTGAGTGGGAACCAGTATGGGAGGCCAGTGATAGGTGACTGCCATAGTTTCAGGCAGGAGATGCTGTGCTGGCAGCttaacgggggagggggggggcgtgGTGAGCAAGGAACAGTGGTCAGCTTTgggatttattttgaaggaaggcTTCAAAATGATGGAAGCAGGAGTGCAGGGCCTTGTGGGATCGTGTAACACCAGCCCCTTGCCCATCCTGAGAAAAGGGTGACCACAGGGCCTGAACTAGAAGGACCTCCGGGAATGATCCCAGGCCCTATTCCAGGGCGGTCACTGGAGAGGCCAAATGACTaggccagggtcacacagctggtgagtcaATGTTGGGGTTATCCtgggctctctctcccctctccatctCTGCTTCTGTTCCCAGGCCCCAGGGTGGTCAAGGCGGCCTGCCTTGGTGGATGGTGtcgccctccctctccctgccctcggGGGCCACGAGGAATGGCCATCCTTCCATGACCGCgctggagagcaggagggagcacCCAGTGCTGGACAGGCCTTGCCCTTTCTGATAGGTcacttctgtctcttcctcccaaTGGATGTgtaacaggctccaagctcctgATGCAATGTGAAGATCTCCatcgcgcgcgcgcacacacacacacacacacacccttgcccCAGAAGAGGTTCCTGGAAACCCttcccagagaagggaagaggagggaggaggggaatgagaaaaaaaaaaaaaaaaacaacaaaaaccagattCAATGAGGAAAATGGTTTTGCAGGAGGGGGGTTAACTGATATGCAGGAAGTTGGGGCTTTGTTGGGTgcggagagaaaaagagggaagccTGGGATTTACGGGGCCTCATAACTTTCCCACACCAAAGCCATAAAGCTACTGGGATGGACATATAAGGGGCCAGAACTTTCTGGAACACAGTCTCCTGGGAGAATCAGATGAcagcctgccctctgcccctccaccaaaTGCTCATTCCcgtttattcagtaaatatttattgagcacctactgtgtgccaggcactgttctaggagctGAGGAAACAGcagtgaaataaacagaaaaaagtcaTGTACGGTTTGGAAGTTTCCTAAACCCATCAGGGGGGACCTCAGCCCCTGAATaggtctctgggcctcagactAACATCCCAGGAATAAGGAGAAGACCTGGCAGGGACCCAGAAATCCATTCTGGGACTTAGCTCCAATCTGATTACCCCTGGAACTTTGGATaaatccttttcttcctctggcttCAGTTGGCCAGTCTGTAAATTGGGGAGGGGTTTAGTTCCAAGTAGATAATTGACCTTGAATAGGCGCCAAGTTCTGTCACACCTTCAGTCCAGAAGGGTAGTTTTTATGGAGTCTTGGCATTTTTACTAATTTAGAATAACCGGGTTCACACGTGTCCGTGCCATCATTATTACAGATGGAGATAAGGAGGTCCGTCTGTCTCAGGGATTTGACAAAGGACACGAAAGGAGTCTGAGTGGATGCTGAGGAAAGCCCCAAGTCCCCCCCTGGAAAGCCCCGATTGCTCTCATTCTGCCTTCTGAAGGGCCGCTTCCTCCTACACACCActcttctgccctcccctctctctcctagAATCTCTTAATTACCCATCAAGACTCCGTCATCCAGAAATTTCTCTCAACCCCTCCCTGACCTTGTTTATATGATTTTGCTCCCTGCTGGGTAAAGGAGGACAGTCTGGGACATGTCCTTAAACTCCTTCTTGAGCCAGCTCCCTGGGGACCCTCGCCCACCAATGGAGGAAGTGGGGCTGCTTGAGAAGGGTGTGGTTTTACTAGCCAAGACGCTGGGCTATCCCCCTTCTGCTGGCTGAGAGACCTCTGCTAGCCCCCCGCCCCGACTCCGTGCCTCAGTCACTTAGGAAAGGGTTGGATTAGCTATTTCTGGAAATGGAATGCACCCTCAGGCTGGAGTTAGCAATAATAATGTTAATACCTGTATAGCATTAAGGGCTGTGTATCGAGGGCGGTGACTGGCACCTTCTAACCACTTACCACGGCTCACTCACTGTTTGACATTCGAGATTCGCAGGCAAGCCTTACAACTACCTAACAAGGTAAGTCCCCTTTTGTAGACGGGAATACTGATGCTCAGAAAGGTTACATCATTCGCCTAACATCACAAGCAAGCAAAGGGCGGAGCTGGGATCCCAACCCAGGTCTGTATGACTTCATGGTCGGTTTTTTCTTATTCCCAGTGAGGGCTCTAACCTGCGGGGAAAGTGCATTTGGGACTCATTAGCCCTAATCAGGACTAATTAAGAGACTCCTTTAAGCGGGGAAGCCACCTAAGTACAAGACGTCACGAAAGAACACGGTGACAACAGCCAAAGCGGGCGTGGGAACCCAACCACGCTCCCGCGAGCAGCAGTTTAACGGCTCCGCCCCCTGACCCGCCTCACTTCcgctttttatttgcatattcaaCGATCGGACGTCAAGCGTCAGCGTCGACGCGGTGACATCAGGGGGCGCCCCTGCAGTGCCCCCTCCCCGAGCGTACGCACGTACGCACGCACGCACGGAGACGAacgggcgggggaggagggagagatcgGAGGCGCCCCGCCCAGTCGGCAAGGTTGCGCGTGCCCCGTGCGACCGCCAAGATGGTGGTAGGCGCGTTCCCTATGGCGAAGCTGCTATACCTGGGAATTCGGCAGGTCAGCAAGCCGCTTGCCAACCGCATTAAGGAGGCCGCCCGCCGAAGCGAGTTCTTCAAGACCTATATCTGCCTCCCGCCCGCTCAGCGTGAGTTTGACCCCACATCTCTCCAACCTTTCCATTCTCCAACCCCTCTCTGGTGGTTGCTCAGGGGATGGACTTCTGTTTCCAACCAATCACAGCCCGAACCGGCAAAGCTCTACAGCCAATAAGGAGGGTTCTTGGAAGAGGGGCATGCGGGTAGCCCAATAGTAAGAACGGCCGtggagcagggggcagggcagggcgccCTCGCCCGAGTTAGGAATATCAGCCAATAGAGGAAGAGAGCACGTGAAGACTGACGTCTAGACGAGCCCATAGTGTAGGGGGCAGTAGTAATATGGGCGGGACATTCTGGGACTGAGAGGAACTAGGGGCGGGGCCAAGGAGAGACTTGATCGGGTCGTTTGCCAGGCCGTCCTTATAAGTTTGGGTACCTAAAGTTTGCTTTCCAGGGCCTAGAATTCTTGGTGCTTTGATATTTTGTGAGGCCTCTGCCAGAGGTGCAGATCTTAGAATGGAAAAGCGTCGGGTTTCACAGCTACCAGAGTGCTCCCCTATCACTTCTCTCATTTGACCCTCGCACTGTTACATCCCCATGTCAGGGAAGGGAAATGACTCCCCCAGTTTACAGCAGAGAACATTGAAGCCTCGAGACCAGAAGGGAATTGCCGAGGTCACACATGGGAGTTTGGGCCAGagtcaagacttaaaaaaaaaaccctgccctCTGGATTCCCAGCGCTAGTTTCTGGGTTCTCCCACTGCCTTTCTCCCCAACACCGTGTCTTAGCACCGTGGTTTAGGAAGTGGCTTCTTGGGTCACACTGACATCGCTTCTAATCTGGACCCCACGCCTTCCTGGCCAGGTCACTCAGAGCTTCAGTCTTCTGTGCAGTGGGCATTATATAATAGCAACATTTAATGGGCACTCACTTtgtgccaggctctatgctgagcactTCACAG
This genomic interval from Panthera leo isolate Ple1 chromosome E2, P.leo_Ple1_pat1.1, whole genome shotgun sequence contains the following:
- the GPR4 gene encoding G-protein coupled receptor 4, giving the protein MGNRTWEGCHVDSRVDHLFPPSLYIFVIGVGLPTNCLALWAAYRQVRQRNELGVYLMNLSIADLLYICTLPLWVDYFLHHDNWIHGPGSCKLFGFIFYTNIYISIAFLCCISVDRYLAVAHPLRFARLRRVKTAVAVSSVVWATELGANSAPLFHDELFRDRYNHTFCFEKFPMEGWVAWMNLYRVFVGFLFPWALMLLSYRGILRAVRGSVSTERQEKAKIKRLALSLIAIVLVCFAPYHVLLLSRSAVYLGRPWDCGFEERVFSAYHSSLAFTSLNCVADPILYCLVNEGARSDVAKALHNLLRFLASDKPQEMANASLTLETPLTSKRNSMAKAMAAGWAAAPPSQADQVQLKMLPPAQ